The DNA window CCGCCCCAGCCACCGCCGTGTCCCCAGGCGCGAACGCCCAATCGACGCAGCAAGCATCGCAACAAGCCGCCCCGCAGGCGGCGCAAACCCAGGCGGCCGAAGCGGCCTATGCGCAGAAACAAGCCGACTATCAGCGCCGCCAGGCCCAGGCGGCGCAGCAACGCGAGCAAGCGAAAAAATCCGGCTCTGGACCGGCTCCACCGCTGCCGTTGCCACCCGGTTATTGAACGCGCGGCAGAGCACGGTCCCCTCACCCCTTGACCGGCGATCTATCCGTGGAGCTTGGGTGGTCGCTTGGGTGGCGCCGCAGGCGCCTCCGCGCGCAGCAGCTTGACCACCGCGAGCGACAGGTTGTCGCCTCGCCCCATGGCGCGTTGCCTGGCTTTGGCGATGAGGAACTCGCAGCTGTCGCGCGGATCGAGCCGGTCGAGCGTCGAGCCCAGTTCCGCATCGACGAAGTAATGCCACAAGCCGTCGGTGCACAGCAACAAGACGTCGTCCGCCTGGAGTTGCAGGCTGTCACTGGCCAGCGGCGGATCCTCGGTGGTTCCAAGGCTGGAGGTCAGCACATTGCTCATGGGGTGATTGCGCGCCATGCCTTCGCTCAAGGTGCCGGCATCGACCAGATCCTGCACATAGGAGTGATCCTTCGTGCGCACCACCAGCTTGCCGGCGCGAAACACATGCACGCGCGAATCGCCCACATGCGCCCAGTGGCAATGTCCATCTGGCTGCAGCAAAGCGCAGGCCACGGTGGAGTGGGGTTCCTGCTCGGCCGAGATGGCGCTGAGCTTGATCATCAGATGGCTTTCGCGCACGAGGCTGTGCAGCAAATCGAGCGGCTCCTCCTGGCTGGGCAAGAAGCGCTCGAACAGCTGCTGCGCCGTCAGCATCACCTGGTCGGCCGCCATGCGCCCGCCGCTGCGCCCACCCATGCCGTCGGCCACCACCACGAGGATCAGCCCCTGGGCGCGCGGATGCGGGAAGATCTCGATGCGGTCCTGCTGGTACTGGCGGTCGCCGCGATGAATGCCGGTGGCGGCCCGCAACTGCAGACGTGCGCGAGCTTGGCTCATCAGGCGGCCCGAATGGCAGCGTTGGGCCGAGGCGGCGCCATGCGTTCATACAATGGAGCGTCACCTTGCCCAGCCCGCCAGCCACCACGCCGATGGACCAGAACCTGCGCTCTGCCAACCGCCGTCTCATCGAGCTGCGCATGGAGCATGCCGACCTGGACGACGCCATCGACAGGCTCGGGCCGCAGACCCCCGAGCAGGAATTCCTGTTGCACCGGCTGAAGAAAAAGCGGTTGCAGCTTCGCGATCAAATTGCACTCCTGGAAGCGGCCTCGCAGCCGGACGAACCCGCTTGAAAGTCGGGGAACAAGCAACGGGCCATTTTAGGCAGAGCGCCGCAGCGCCCGGTGCGGACACACCGGACGCGCCTTCCGCCGATGCCGATTCCGCCATGACCGACGCCCTGTGGGGCGGGCAAGGTCTGTTCGCCGAGGCGTTGCCAGGCTGGCGCGAGCGACCCGGCCAGCGCCAACTCGCCACCGCAGTCGAGCACGCCATGGCCGAGCGCGGCATTTTGCTGGCCGAGGCCGGCACCGGCACGGGCAAGACCCTGGCCTACCTCGTGCCGGCCTTGCTGCGCGGCGAGCGGGTCATCGTCTCGACCGCGACGCGCGCCTTGCAGGACCAGCTCTTTCGCAAGGATCTGCCCTTGGCGCGCGGGGTGCTGGGCGTGCAGCTGCGGGCCGCGGTGCTCAAGGGGCGCACCAACTACGTGTGCCACTACCGTCTCAAGCGCACCCAGGGCGAAGGCCTGCTGGACAACCGCCGCGCCGTGCAGGAGCTGCGTCGCGTGGCGCTGTTTGCCGGCACGTCTGGCGATGGCGATCTCTCCGCGCTCGGCGGCCTGGACGAGAAATCGCCCGTCATTCCCCTGGTCACGTCCACGCGCGACAACTGCCTCGGCTCCGATTGCCCCGACTACCGTGCCTGCTTCGTGATGAAGGCCAGGCGCGAGGCCATGGCGGCCGACGTGGTCATCATCAACCACCACCTGTTCTTCGCCAACGTCGCCCTGCGCGACGAAGGCGTGGCCGAACTCCTGCCCAGCGCCACCACGGTGGTGCTGGACGAGGCGCACCAGTTGTCCGACATCGGCGCGCAGTTTCTGGGCAGCAGCGTGGGCACGGCTCAGGCGCTGGAACTGGCGCGCGACGTCCTGGCTTGCGGCTTGCAACTGGCGCGTGGCGTGGCCGACTGGCAGGGCCTGAGCAGCCGCTTGCAGAAGGCGGCACGCGACCAGCGCCTGATCGCACCCCACGGCGCGCATCGGCTCGATTGGGCGCAAGCCCAGGCGCTCGAAGGCTGGGCCGAGGGCTTGAACCGCTGGCAGGAGGAACTGGCCGGCTTGCTCGCGGCGCTCGACCCCTTCGAGGCGCTGGCGCCCGAATTCACGCGCCTGATCGAACGCTGCCGCGAGCAGCAAGCCTTGCTCGCGGCCTGGCAGCGCGATGCGACGTCACCCCCGGACGCCGAGGCTGTGGCGGTCGCCGCCCAGGAAACGGTGCGCTGGCTCGAAGTCGGCAGTCACTACCTGCGCCTGCTGGCCACGCCGCTGGGCGTTGGCCCGGCGTTCTCGGCGCTGCTGGCGCAGCGTCCACAAGCCTGGGTGCTGGTGTCGGCCACGCTGACGCTGGACGGCGGCTTTCGCTACACCCGCGCGCGCCTGGGCCTGAACGAAGGCAGTCCGGCGCTGGCCGCAGTGGAGGGCGGGGTCCTGCCGCGTTTGCGCGAACTGCGCGTCGCCAGCCCGTTCGACTATGCGCGCCAGACGCGCCTGCTGGTGCCGCGCGCGGGTTTCCATCCGTCCGACGCCGAGCATTCCCTGCGCGTGGCCGAGCTGGCCGCGCGGCTGGTCGCCGTCAATCCCGGCGGCAGCTTCGTGCTCACCACCACGCTGCGCGCCATCGGCCGCATCGCCTCGCGTCTGCGCGAGCTCCTGCCGCCCAACCGGGTGGTGCTGGAGCAGGCCAGCGAGTCCAAGCAGGTGCTGCTGCAGCGCTTCGCCGCGAATCCCGAGGCGGTGCTGGTGGGCAGCCACAGCTTCTGGGAGGGGGTCGATTTTCCGGGCGAGCAACTCACCCTGGTGGTGATCGACAAACTGCCTTTCGCCCCGCCCGACGATCCCATGGTCGCGGCGCGCATCAAACGCCTGGAAGCGGCTGGACGCAGCGGCTTCATGGACTATTCGCTGCCGCAAGCCGCGCTGGCGCTGCAGCAGGGCGCGGGCCGGCTCATTCGCAGCGAGCGCGATTGGGGCGTGCTGGCGGTGTGCGATCAACGCCTGGCCAGCACCGCCTGGGGGCGCCGCCTGCTGGCCTCGCTGCAACCGTTTGCGCGGGTGGAATCGGTGGACGAAGCGGCAGCGTTCTTGCTGGCGCATGCGGGCCCTGCGCCCGCTTCAGCAGCGCCGGATGTCGCGGCGGAAAACCCGGCTGCGGCCGTGGATGGCGATCCGGCTTTCGAGGGCTGAGCCGCAAGTCCGCCTGTTGGTCAGGCTTTCAAGCGACGCGGCAGGTTCAGTTCGAACTCACCACAGCTTCCACCACGACTCGTTGCGCTGCGGCAGGCCCTGGGTGAGGTAGGGGCTCGCGGGGTAATTGAGCTTGAGCACACGCTCGGTGTCGTCGCGCAATTGCGTCAGTCCCAGCTTGTCGTAGCTGTCCATCAACACGGCAAGCGCCAGTTGCGTGGCGGGTGCGTCCGGGTGGCTCTTGATGGCCTCCTGCGCGCGGTCGGCGGCTGCCACATAAGCGCCGCGGCGGTAATAGAACAAGGCCACATGGGTGTCGTACTCGGCCAGCGCATTGAGGATGTAGCGCATGCGCAGCCGCGCGTCGGGCGTGTACTTGCTCTTGGGGAAACGCGTGGTCAGCTCCTTGAAGGCTTCGAACGATTCCTTCGCGGCATGCTGGTCGCGCTCATACAGCTTCTGGTCCGACAGGCCGGAGAACCAGCTGCTGTTGTCGTAGAAGTTGATGCGGCCCTTCAGATAGAGCACGTAGTCGGTGTAGGGGTTGTTGGGGTAGATCTTGAGGAAACGGTCGCAAGCGGCCAGCGCCTGGGCACGTTCGCCCTGCTTGAAGTAGCCGTAGGCGGTCTCCATCAGCGCCTGCTGCGCCAGCACGCCGTAGGGGTAGCGCGACTCGAGCTTTTCGTAATACTTCGTGGCCTTGTCGTAAGCGCCGCTGCTCATCTCGTCCTTCGCCTCGCTGTACAACTTCGCGGCGGACCAGCCGGCGGTCACATCTTTTTCCGAGGTCGACGCACAGGCGCCGAGCAGGGCTGCAGCAAGCAGAACAAATGTACGCAGCAGGAGGCGCACACCCGTGGAGGACTGGGTGGAATTCACAAGGCAACTCGTCGCAGGATCGGCAAGCGAGCCATTATAGGAAGCGGGTTGCGCTGCGGCGCCAGATCCGGGAACTGGCCGTGCTCCGGCGTCGTGGACGGCCGCCAGGTCAGCGTGGCGCCATGCAACGGAGCGGACACCAGGTGGAGCAAACGCGTCGCAGGGCTGGGCTATGCTGCCTGCATGCACGCCCGAGACTCCAGCCCGCTCGACCCTACGCCCAGCCTGCCGCCCGGCGCGATGGACGATCCCCCCGACCTGGATTCCGGCGAGCCCGCACCGACAGCCGCTGTGCTCCAGGCCAGCGTCCCCGCAGCCTTCTCGGGCGAGCGTCTGGACAAGGTGCTGGCGCAGATCTTTCCGCAGTTTTCCCGCAGCCGGCTCAAGGCCTGGTGCGAGGCCGGTCTGGTGCAAATGGGCGGGCAGCTTGCCGCCCCGCGCAGCAAGGCGCGCAATGCCGCGCTGGTGGAGTTGCAGGTTCCGCTGGACCCGGAGGCTGGCGCCTTCACGCCCGAACCGATGGATCTGGCCGTGGTGTGGGAAGACACCCAGCTTGCCGTGATCGACAAGCCAGCCGGGCTGGTGGTGCATCCGGCGGCCGGCAACTGGAGCGGCACCCTGCTCAACGGCTTGTTGGCGCGCTACCCGGAGGCAGCCTTGGTGCCGCGCGCCGGCATCGTCCACCGGCTCGACAAGGACACCAGCGGCCTGCTGGTGGTGGCCCGCACCCTTGAGGCGCAGGTCGATCTGGTGCGCCAGTTGCAGGCACGCACGGTCAGCCGGCAGTACCTCGCGCTGGCCTGGGGCGTTTTGCCGCGGGCGATGACGGTGGATGCCGCCATCGCCCGTCATCCGCGCGACCGCTTGCGCATGGCGGTGGTGGCGGGCGGCAAGCCGGCGCGCACCCATTTTTCGCCGCTGGCAGTGCTGTCCACGCCGCACGGACAGGTCACGGCCTTGCGCTGCAGCCTGGAGTCGGGGCGCACGCACCAGATTCGGGTGCATGCCCAGCACGCCGGCCTGCCCCTGCTGGGCGACGCCCTGTACGGCCGGCGCGGCGCCCCCCCGCTGCAGATCCAGCGCCAGGCCCTGCATGCCGCGGCATTGCGCTTTGTGCATCCCGCGTCGCGCAAGCTGCTGGGTTGCGTCGCGCCCATCGCGGCCGACGTCGTGGCGCAATGGCAAGACCTGGGCGGCCACGCGGCTGAGTTGGACCCCAAAGCCTGGCACGACGATGACGCCGCGGCCTGATTCCTGGATCGACGCTCCCTGGCCCGGCAACCCGCGGGTACGGGGCCTGTTCACCAGCCGCCAGGGCGGCGTCAGTGCCGGACCCTATGCCGGGGCAGGGGCCACTCCGGGGGGAGAGTCCATCGGTGGCATGAACCTCGGCAGCCATGTGGGCGATGCGCCGCAGGCCGTGGCGGCCAATCGCGCCCGCTTGGCCGCTTGGCTCGGTGATGTGCGCGTTGCCTACCTCGACCAGGCGCACGGCACCGAGGTCGCCGACCTCGACCGCTGGGACGGCGCTTCCACGCCGCAGGCCGATGCCGCCGTCACCGCCACACCGGGCGTGGCTGCCTGCGTGCTGGTGGCCGACTGTCTGCCCGTGCTGTTTGCCGCACCCGACGGCCGTGCGGTGGGCGCGGCGCATGCGGGCTGGCGCGGCCTTGCCGGCGACGTGCTCGAGCACACGCTGCAAGCCCTGTGCCGCAAGGCTGATTGCAAGCCCGCGGCGGTCCACGCCTGGCTGGGCCCTGCCATCGGCCCGCAGGCCTTCGAGGTGGGGGGCGACGTGCGCACGGCTTTCGTCCATCAGGCCCCCGAAGCGGCCGACGCCTTTCTTGCCGCGGCGGAGCCGGGAAAGTGGCTTGCCAATCTGTTCCTGCTGGCGCAGCTGCGCTTGCAGGCCGCCGGCATGCCGCTCTCCCAGGTGCAAGGCGGCGGGGTGTGCACGGTCAGCAATCCGGCGCGGTATTTTGCTTACCGGCGAGACCGGGTCACCGGTCGTCAGGCAGGCCTGGTGTGGATTGCGGCCCGCTCGGCATGAACCCGCAAGACGCCCCCGGAAAATGCAAGGCCATTCGCTGGGCTCTGGACACGGGGAAATCGCGTTGACACGGCATGGGCTTTGCTCAAGAATGAAACCGGGTTACCCAGTTGCCGGTCTGGCCGCATGTCCCACCACAATGAGGCCCGCCACAAACAGACAGACCGCCTTGCGACGGGACTGCCGCACATCGACCCTCCCCGCGCTCATCACCATGCCCCAAGCTCCCACCAGCCTGCACCGACGTACCCTGCGCCCGCTGCACGGGCCGCGTGCCGACATGCAGCCGAACTTGCCGTCATGGGACGGCGGCGGCATGGCCCCTTCGTGCGCCAGTTCGCGAACCGCCGGCGCGCCACGGCCCTCAAGTTTCTGACCTCAACGATCCGGTTTCCTCATGTCAGCCCAGCCCTTTGCATCCGCCCGTACGACAGACAGTGCATCCAACTCATCCGATGCTTCCGCGGCGTCGCCCTCGGCATGGGTCGAAGGTCTGCAGCAGGCGTTCACCGCCGCCCTGCAGACGGCGGGCGATCAGGCCCATTCGCTGCGGCTCGACCCGGCCCGCGTCGCCGACATCCAGGGCCGATTCGGGCGTGAGTACGCCGATCTGTGGAGCAGCCTGCTGGGCAGCAGCGCCCAGCCGATCGAGGTCAAGGACCGGCGCTTCGCCGCCGAGAGTTGGCGCGAGAACCGTTTTTCCACCTACACCGCGGCCCTGTATTTGCTGGGCGCACGCGCCTTGCTCGAACTGGTGGACGCGGTGCAGGCCGATGCCAAGACCCAGCAGAAAATCCGTTTCGCCGTGCAGCAGTGGGTGGACGCCGCGGCCCCGAGCAACATCTGGGCGCTCAACCCCGAAGCCATGCAAACCGCCTTGCAAACCCAGGGCGAGAGCCTGCGCCGGGGCATGGACAACCTGCTGGCCGATTTGCGCCGGGGCAAGATCACCCAGACCGACGAGCGCGAATTCGAGGTCGGCCGCAACGTCGCCACCAGCGAGGGCGCCGTGGTGTTCGAGAACCCCTGGTTCCAGCTCATCGACTACAAACCCTTGGCGGCGCAGGTGCATGCGCGGCCGCTGTTCATCGTGCCGCCGTGCATCAACAAGTTCTACATCCTCGATCTGCAGCCGGCCAATTCGCTGGTGCGCTACGCCCTGGAGCAGGGCCAGCGTGTGCTGCTGATGTCGTGGCGCAACCCGGATGCGAGCTGCGCCCACTGGACCTGGGACGACTACATCGAACAAGGCGTGCTGCGCGCCATCGCGGTGGCGGGTGAAATCGCCGCGGCTTCGGCCCTGGCGGCCAAGCCGGCTCCATCGGGCAAGGCTGCGCATGCAGCGAAAGCCGGCAAGGCCACAGCCAAAACGGGCGACACGTCAGCGCCACTGCCGCAGGGCGGCATCAACGCCTTGGGATTTTGCGTCGGCGGCACGCTGCTGGGCACCGCGCTGGCCGTGCTGGCAGCCAGGGGCGAGAGGCCGGTGCACAGTGTCACCTTCCTCACCACCATGCTGGATTTCTCCGAAACGGGCATTCTCGACGTGTTCATCGACGAAGCACAGGTGCGCTTGCGCGAGGCCACCATCGGCAAGGGCGGCCTGCTCGCCGGGGCCGAACTGGCGGCGGCTTTTTCCAGCCTGCGCCCCAACGACCTGACCTGGAATTACGTGGTGGGCAACTACCTCAAGGGCGAAACCCCGCCACCCTTCGACCTGCTGTACTGGAACGCCGACAGCACCAATCTGCCCGGTCCCATGCTGGCCTGGTATCTGCGCAACACCTATCTGGAAAACAAGCTGTCCAGACCCAACGCGGTCAGCGTGACGGGCATGCCGGTGGATTTGCGGCGCATCACCATTCCGGCGTATGTGTACTCCTCGCGCGAGGATCACATCGTGCCCTGGCATGCGGGCTACGCCTCGGCCTTGCTGCTGGGTGGCGCGACCCGATTCGTGCTGGGCGCTTCGGGGCATATCGCCGGCGTCATCAACCCGGCGTCGAAGAACAAGCGCAGCCACTGGCGGCTGGAACAACCGACCCCCAAAGCGCAAGCGAACGACAAGCGCAAGACATTGTCCAACTCCCTTCCAGCCACGCCTGCCGCGTGGCTGGAACAGGCCGCGGAACATCCTGGAAGCTGGTGGCCGGACTGGGCCGCGTGGTTGGCGGAGCAGGGCGGCCCGCTGCAGCCCGCGCCCAAGCATTACGGTGGCGCCGCTTACGAGCCGATCGAACCCGCCCCTGGGCGTTATGTCAAGGTCAGGGCATGATTCCTGCCGGACCTTGCGCGTCAAACGACTGATTTTTCTTTTTCGTCCACATCCCCAACCCAGGACATTTCTCCATGAGTGAAGACATCGTGATCGTTTCGGCCGTGCGTACGGCCGTGGGTAAATTCGGCGGCTCGCTGGCCAAGACTTCGGCGGTCGACCT is part of the Thiomonas sp. X19 genome and encodes:
- a CDS encoding RluA family pseudouridine synthase, which produces MHARDSSPLDPTPSLPPGAMDDPPDLDSGEPAPTAAVLQASVPAAFSGERLDKVLAQIFPQFSRSRLKAWCEAGLVQMGGQLAAPRSKARNAALVELQVPLDPEAGAFTPEPMDLAVVWEDTQLAVIDKPAGLVVHPAAGNWSGTLLNGLLARYPEAALVPRAGIVHRLDKDTSGLLVVARTLEAQVDLVRQLQARTVSRQYLALAWGVLPRAMTVDAAIARHPRDRLRMAVVAGGKPARTHFSPLAVLSTPHGQVTALRCSLESGRTHQIRVHAQHAGLPLLGDALYGRRGAPPLQIQRQALHAAALRFVHPASRKLLGCVAPIAADVVAQWQDLGGHAAELDPKAWHDDDAAA
- the pgeF gene encoding peptidoglycan editing factor PgeF, with protein sequence MTPRPDSWIDAPWPGNPRVRGLFTSRQGGVSAGPYAGAGATPGGESIGGMNLGSHVGDAPQAVAANRARLAAWLGDVRVAYLDQAHGTEVADLDRWDGASTPQADAAVTATPGVAACVLVADCLPVLFAAPDGRAVGAAHAGWRGLAGDVLEHTLQALCRKADCKPAAVHAWLGPAIGPQAFEVGGDVRTAFVHQAPEAADAFLAAAEPGKWLANLFLLAQLRLQAAGMPLSQVQGGGVCTVSNPARYFAYRRDRVTGRQAGLVWIAARSA
- a CDS encoding ATP-dependent DNA helicase; its protein translation is MTDALWGGQGLFAEALPGWRERPGQRQLATAVEHAMAERGILLAEAGTGTGKTLAYLVPALLRGERVIVSTATRALQDQLFRKDLPLARGVLGVQLRAAVLKGRTNYVCHYRLKRTQGEGLLDNRRAVQELRRVALFAGTSGDGDLSALGGLDEKSPVIPLVTSTRDNCLGSDCPDYRACFVMKARREAMAADVVIINHHLFFANVALRDEGVAELLPSATTVVLDEAHQLSDIGAQFLGSSVGTAQALELARDVLACGLQLARGVADWQGLSSRLQKAARDQRLIAPHGAHRLDWAQAQALEGWAEGLNRWQEELAGLLAALDPFEALAPEFTRLIERCREQQALLAAWQRDATSPPDAEAVAVAAQETVRWLEVGSHYLRLLATPLGVGPAFSALLAQRPQAWVLVSATLTLDGGFRYTRARLGLNEGSPALAAVEGGVLPRLRELRVASPFDYARQTRLLVPRAGFHPSDAEHSLRVAELAARLVAVNPGGSFVLTTTLRAIGRIASRLRELLPPNRVVLEQASESKQVLLQRFAANPEAVLVGSHSFWEGVDFPGEQLTLVVIDKLPFAPPDDPMVAARIKRLEAAGRSGFMDYSLPQAALALQQGAGRLIRSERDWGVLAVCDQRLASTAWGRRLLASLQPFARVESVDEAAAFLLAHAGPAPASAAPDVAAENPAAAVDGDPAFEG
- a CDS encoding YdcH family protein; this encodes MDQNLRSANRRLIELRMEHADLDDAIDRLGPQTPEQEFLLHRLKKKRLQLRDQIALLEAASQPDEPA
- a CDS encoding alpha/beta fold hydrolase, encoding MSAQPFASARTTDSASNSSDASAASPSAWVEGLQQAFTAALQTAGDQAHSLRLDPARVADIQGRFGREYADLWSSLLGSSAQPIEVKDRRFAAESWRENRFSTYTAALYLLGARALLELVDAVQADAKTQQKIRFAVQQWVDAAAPSNIWALNPEAMQTALQTQGESLRRGMDNLLADLRRGKITQTDEREFEVGRNVATSEGAVVFENPWFQLIDYKPLAAQVHARPLFIVPPCINKFYILDLQPANSLVRYALEQGQRVLLMSWRNPDASCAHWTWDDYIEQGVLRAIAVAGEIAAASALAAKPAPSGKAAHAAKAGKATAKTGDTSAPLPQGGINALGFCVGGTLLGTALAVLAARGERPVHSVTFLTTMLDFSETGILDVFIDEAQVRLREATIGKGGLLAGAELAAAFSSLRPNDLTWNYVVGNYLKGETPPPFDLLYWNADSTNLPGPMLAWYLRNTYLENKLSRPNAVSVTGMPVDLRRITIPAYVYSSREDHIVPWHAGYASALLLGGATRFVLGASGHIAGVINPASKNKRSHWRLEQPTPKAQANDKRKTLSNSLPATPAAWLEQAAEHPGSWWPDWAAWLAEQGGPLQPAPKHYGGAAYEPIEPAPGRYVKVRA
- a CDS encoding outer membrane protein assembly factor BamD: MNSTQSSTGVRLLLRTFVLLAAALLGACASTSEKDVTAGWSAAKLYSEAKDEMSSGAYDKATKYYEKLESRYPYGVLAQQALMETAYGYFKQGERAQALAACDRFLKIYPNNPYTDYVLYLKGRINFYDNSSWFSGLSDQKLYERDQHAAKESFEAFKELTTRFPKSKYTPDARLRMRYILNALAEYDTHVALFYYRRGAYVAAADRAQEAIKSHPDAPATQLALAVLMDSYDKLGLTQLRDDTERVLKLNYPASPYLTQGLPQRNESWWKLW
- a CDS encoding PP2C family serine/threonine-protein phosphatase gives rise to the protein MSQARARLQLRAATGIHRGDRQYQQDRIEIFPHPRAQGLILVVVADGMGGRSGGRMAADQVMLTAQQLFERFLPSQEEPLDLLHSLVRESHLMIKLSAISAEQEPHSTVACALLQPDGHCHWAHVGDSRVHVFRAGKLVVRTKDHSYVQDLVDAGTLSEGMARNHPMSNVLTSSLGTTEDPPLASDSLQLQADDVLLLCTDGLWHYFVDAELGSTLDRLDPRDSCEFLIAKARQRAMGRGDNLSLAVVKLLRAEAPAAPPKRPPKLHG